One genomic window of Comamonas serinivorans includes the following:
- a CDS encoding acyl-CoA thioesterase, producing the protein MTTEFSLSLEDLVAQLSLESIEQNLFRGHTIDIGTPNVFGGQVLGQSLMAASLTVDGLRAHSMHAYFLRAGSTALPIIYDVERTRDGSSFSTRRVVAIQKGRPIYTMTASFHKDEPGVQHQIKPPVVLPVAQAPQRSSSLGKRPLPFEVRSVDWNPDVPEPEVIARVGAQKDASWRRWFKPNGGLPDDPHIHQALLAYVSDFSFIRVAMRPHDLRLGDRRLHVASLDHAMWFHQDFRFDDWLLYDTDSPIAHGARGFCRGGFFSTDGELVASVAQEGLVRAPMGDDGQVLADVLLKR; encoded by the coding sequence ATGACGACCGAGTTTTCCCTTTCGCTTGAAGACCTGGTGGCCCAGCTCAGCCTGGAGTCCATCGAACAGAACCTGTTCCGCGGCCACACCATCGACATCGGCACACCCAACGTGTTCGGTGGCCAGGTGCTGGGCCAGTCGCTCATGGCGGCCTCGCTCACGGTCGATGGCCTGCGCGCGCACTCCATGCACGCCTACTTCCTGCGGGCGGGCAGCACCGCCTTGCCCATCATCTACGACGTGGAGCGCACGCGCGACGGCAGCAGCTTCTCGACCCGGCGCGTGGTGGCGATCCAGAAGGGCCGGCCCATCTACACCATGACGGCCTCGTTCCACAAGGACGAGCCAGGCGTGCAGCACCAGATCAAGCCGCCCGTGGTGCTGCCGGTGGCGCAGGCGCCGCAGCGCAGCTCGTCGCTGGGCAAGCGGCCGCTGCCGTTCGAGGTGCGGTCGGTGGACTGGAACCCCGACGTGCCCGAGCCCGAGGTCATCGCCCGCGTGGGGGCGCAGAAAGACGCCAGCTGGCGCCGCTGGTTCAAGCCCAATGGCGGGCTGCCCGACGACCCGCACATCCACCAGGCCCTGCTGGCCTATGTGTCGGACTTCAGCTTCATCCGCGTGGCCATGCGCCCGCACGACCTGCGCCTGGGCGACCGCCGCCTGCACGTGGCCAGCCTGGACCACGCCATGTGGTTCCACCAGGACTTCCGCTTCGACGACTGGCTGCTGTACGACACGGATTCGCCCATCGCCCATGGCGCGCGCGGATTCTGCCGCGGCGGCTTCTTCTCGACGGATGGCGAGCTGGTCGCGTCCGTGGCCCAGGAAGGTCTGGTGCGTGCGCCCATGGGCGACGACGGCCAGGTGCTGGCGGACGTGCTGCTCAAGCGATGA
- a CDS encoding 7-cyano-7-deazaguanine/7-aminomethyl-7-deazaguanine transporter, with protein MTSLQAAPSRVPLILGLLVAFHIAIVIASNYLVQLPITLFGFHSTWGAFSFPFIFLATDLTVRLIGKGPARRVITRAMVPALLASYVVGVLFHDGRFNDWGALAEFNAFVFRIALASFAAYALGQLLDIQVFDRIRQRGKAWWLAPAAASVFGQALDTAAFFGIAFWRSADAFMATHWVEIALVDYAIKLAVSLLLFVPAYGVMLAAIVRTLRAPAAPMAVTP; from the coding sequence ATGACCTCTCTGCAGGCGGCGCCGTCGCGCGTGCCGCTCATCCTTGGCCTGCTGGTGGCGTTCCACATCGCCATCGTCATCGCCAGCAATTACCTGGTGCAGCTGCCCATCACGCTGTTCGGGTTCCACAGCACCTGGGGCGCGTTCAGCTTCCCCTTCATCTTCCTGGCGACCGACCTCACCGTGCGGCTGATTGGCAAAGGGCCGGCGCGCCGCGTCATCACCCGGGCCATGGTGCCGGCCCTGCTGGCCTCGTATGTCGTGGGCGTGCTGTTCCACGACGGCCGCTTCAACGACTGGGGCGCCCTGGCCGAGTTCAACGCCTTCGTGTTCCGCATCGCGCTGGCCAGCTTCGCCGCCTACGCGCTGGGGCAATTGCTCGACATCCAGGTGTTCGACCGCATCCGCCAGCGCGGCAAGGCCTGGTGGCTGGCGCCGGCGGCGGCTTCGGTGTTCGGCCAAGCGCTGGACACGGCGGCCTTCTTCGGCATCGCCTTCTGGCGCAGCGCCGATGCTTTCATGGCCACGCACTGGGTCGAGATCGCGCTCGTCGACTACGCCATCAAGCTCGCCGTGAGCCTGCTCCTGTTCGTGCCGGCCTACGGCGTGATGCTGGCGGCCATCGTGCGCACCCTGCGGGCGCCCGCTGCGCCCATGGCGGTGACGCCATGA
- the queC gene encoding 7-cyano-7-deazaguanine synthase QueC — translation MPRGALVLFSGGQDSATCLAWALARFPHVETLAFDYGQRHRVELDCRLRLRAGLRDLAAPWASRLGDDHLLKVDVLGQLGGSAMTDDVAIAMQADGLPNTFVPGRNLLFFTLAAALAYRRGLQVLVGGMSQTDYSGYPDCRDNTLKALQVALSLGVDRPLTLATPLMWRDKADTWALAHTLGGDALVELIRRESHTCYLGQRGDLHDWGHGCGTCPACALRANGWAQWRGQRA, via the coding sequence ATGCCCCGTGGCGCGCTGGTGCTGTTCTCCGGCGGGCAGGACTCGGCCACCTGCCTGGCGTGGGCACTGGCCCGCTTCCCCCACGTCGAAACCCTGGCCTTCGACTACGGCCAGCGCCACCGCGTCGAGCTCGATTGCCGGCTGCGCCTGCGCGCCGGCTTGCGCGACCTGGCTGCACCCTGGGCCAGCCGCCTGGGCGACGACCACCTGCTGAAGGTCGACGTGCTGGGCCAGCTGGGCGGCAGCGCCATGACCGACGACGTCGCCATCGCCATGCAGGCCGATGGCCTGCCCAACACCTTCGTGCCCGGCCGCAACCTCTTGTTCTTCACGCTGGCGGCCGCGCTCGCTTACCGGCGCGGCCTGCAGGTGCTGGTGGGTGGCATGTCGCAGACCGACTACTCGGGCTACCCCGACTGCCGCGACAACACGCTGAAGGCCCTGCAAGTCGCCCTGAGCCTGGGCGTGGACCGGCCCCTGACCCTGGCCACCCCGCTGATGTGGCGCGACAAGGCCGACACCTGGGCACTGGCGCACACGCTGGGCGGCGACGCGCTGGTCGAGCTGATCCGCCGTGAATCGCACACCTGCTACCTGGGCCAGCGCGGCGACCTGCACGACTGGGGCCACGGCTGCGGCACCTGCCCCGCCTGTGCGTTGCGCGCCAACGGCTGGGCGCAATGGCGGGGGCAGCGCGCCTGA
- the argG gene encoding argininosuccinate synthase: protein MSTILQSIPAGQKVGIAFSGGLDTSAALLWMRQKGAIPYAYTANLGQPDEDDYDAIPRKAEAYGAELARLVDCRAPLAHEGIAAIQCGAFHISTAGVTYFNTTPLGRAVTGTMLVAAMKQDDVNIWGDGSTFKGNDIERFYRYGLLTNPQLKIYKPWLDQRFIDELGGRKEMSEFLIANGFDYKMSVEKAYSTDSNMLGATHEAKDLEELSSGIRIVNPIMGVAFWKPEVEVKAEEVRVRFEEGRPVALNGVEIADPVELMLKANEIGGRHGLGMSDQIENRIIEAKSRGIYEAPGMALLHIAYERLVSGIHNEDTIEQYRINGLKLGRLLYQGRWFDSQAIMLRESSQRWVARAITGEVTLELRRGNDYSILNTESPNLTYAPERLSMEKVEDAPFSPADRIGQLTMRNLDIVDTRAKLGIYAQAGLLQLGDGSPLPQLAPAPKK from the coding sequence ATGAGCACCATCCTGCAATCGATTCCCGCTGGCCAGAAGGTCGGCATCGCCTTCTCCGGCGGTCTGGACACCAGCGCCGCCCTGCTGTGGATGCGCCAGAAGGGCGCGATTCCCTACGCCTACACCGCCAACCTGGGCCAGCCCGACGAGGACGATTACGACGCCATCCCGCGCAAGGCCGAGGCCTATGGCGCCGAGCTGGCGCGCCTGGTCGACTGCCGCGCGCCGCTGGCCCACGAAGGCATTGCCGCCATCCAGTGCGGTGCCTTCCACATCAGCACCGCGGGCGTGACCTACTTCAACACCACGCCGCTGGGCCGCGCCGTGACCGGCACCATGCTGGTGGCCGCCATGAAGCAGGACGACGTCAACATCTGGGGCGACGGCTCGACCTTCAAGGGCAACGACATCGAGCGCTTCTACCGCTATGGCCTGCTGACCAACCCGCAGCTCAAGATCTACAAGCCCTGGCTGGACCAGCGCTTCATCGACGAGTTGGGGGGCCGCAAGGAGATGAGCGAGTTCCTCATCGCCAACGGCTTCGACTACAAGATGTCGGTCGAGAAGGCCTACAGCACCGACTCCAACATGCTGGGCGCCACCCACGAAGCCAAGGACCTGGAGGAACTCTCCAGCGGCATCCGCATCGTCAACCCCATCATGGGCGTGGCGTTCTGGAAGCCCGAGGTGGAGGTCAAGGCCGAGGAAGTGCGCGTGCGCTTTGAAGAAGGCCGTCCGGTGGCCCTGAACGGCGTCGAAATTGCCGATCCGGTCGAGCTGATGCTCAAGGCCAACGAGATCGGTGGCCGCCATGGCCTGGGCATGAGCGACCAGATCGAGAACCGCATCATCGAAGCCAAGAGCCGCGGCATTTACGAGGCCCCCGGCATGGCGCTGCTGCACATCGCCTACGAGCGCCTGGTGTCGGGCATCCACAACGAAGACACCATCGAGCAGTACCGCATCAACGGCCTCAAGCTGGGCCGCCTGCTGTACCAGGGCCGCTGGTTCGATTCGCAAGCCATCATGCTGCGCGAGTCGTCGCAACGCTGGGTGGCCCGTGCCATCACCGGCGAGGTGACGCTGGAGCTGCGCCGCGGCAACGACTACAGCATCCTCAACACCGAATCGCCCAACCTGACCTACGCGCCCGAGCGCCTGTCCATGGAAAAGGTGGAAGACGCACCGTTCAGCCCCGCCGACCGCATCGGCCAGCTGACCATGCGCAACCTGGACATCGTGGACACCCGCGCCAAGCTCGGCATCTACGCCCAGGCCGGCCTGCTGCAGCTGGGTGACGGTTCGCCGCTGCCGCAGCTGGCGCCAGCGCCCAAGAAGTGA